A region of Roseobacter litoralis Och 149 DNA encodes the following proteins:
- a CDS encoding amino acid ABC transporter substrate-binding protein: protein MKKSVLLGALTIAGLAAGAAAAGTLDDVKARGTLNCGVTTGLVGFAAPNADGEWNGFDVAICRAVAAAVLGDATAVEFVPTTGKTRFTALASGEIDMLARNTTWTFSRDVDLKFTFVGVNYYDGQGFMVPKSLGVTSAKELDGATVCIQTGTTTELNLADFFRANNISYEPVPIETNAEGQQQYLAGACDTYTTDASGLAATRATFENPTEHVLLPEIISKEPLGPLVRHGDDEWGDVVRWTLNALITAEELGVTSANVSEMATGSNNPEVKRLLGSEGTLGEMLGLEADWAMKAIATQGNYGEIFAKNIGEETPIALSRGLNAQWTNGGLIYSPPFR, encoded by the coding sequence ATGAAAAAATCAGTACTTTTAGGTGCGCTGACGATTGCTGGTCTTGCGGCCGGCGCCGCGGCGGCCGGTACTTTGGACGATGTAAAAGCGCGCGGCACGTTGAATTGCGGCGTGACAACCGGTCTTGTCGGCTTTGCCGCGCCTAACGCTGATGGCGAATGGAATGGGTTTGACGTTGCGATCTGCCGGGCCGTTGCAGCTGCAGTTCTGGGCGACGCGACAGCCGTCGAATTCGTACCGACAACAGGTAAGACACGCTTTACAGCGCTTGCCTCCGGCGAAATCGACATGCTGGCCCGTAACACTACATGGACGTTTTCCCGCGATGTTGACCTGAAATTCACATTCGTCGGCGTCAACTACTATGATGGCCAAGGCTTCATGGTGCCAAAATCGCTGGGCGTGACATCCGCAAAAGAGCTGGATGGCGCAACCGTTTGCATCCAGACGGGCACAACCACAGAGCTGAACCTTGCGGATTTCTTCCGTGCCAACAACATCAGCTATGAGCCCGTTCCAATCGAGACAAACGCCGAAGGCCAGCAACAGTATCTTGCCGGTGCGTGCGACACCTACACGACAGATGCATCCGGTCTGGCCGCGACACGCGCAACGTTTGAAAATCCGACAGAGCACGTGCTGCTGCCCGAAATCATCTCCAAAGAGCCGCTGGGCCCGCTTGTCCGTCACGGCGACGACGAATGGGGTGATGTGGTCCGCTGGACGTTGAACGCGCTGATCACAGCCGAAGAGTTGGGCGTCACATCCGCCAACGTAAGCGAAATGGCGACCGGGTCGAACAACCCTGAAGTCAAGCGCTTGCTCGGCTCTGAGGGCACTCTGGGCGAAATGCTCGGCCTTGAAGCAGACTGGGCGATGAAGGCAATCGCGACACAAGGCAACTACGGTGAAATCTTTGCCAAGAACATCGGCGAAGAAACCCCAATTGCCCTGTCGCGTGGACTGAACGCACAGTGGACAAACGGTGGCCTGATCTACTCGCCGCCGTTCCGCTAA
- the rplQ gene encoding 50S ribosomal protein L17: protein MRHARGYRRLNRTHEHRKALWANMAGSLIEHEQIKTTLPKAKELRPIIEKMITLAKRGDLHARRQAASKLKQDAYVAKLFDVLGPRYKDRQGGYVRVLKAGFRYGDMAPMAIIEFVDRDRDAKGAADKARLAAEESAEEA, encoded by the coding sequence ATGCGTCACGCACGTGGATACCGCCGCCTGAACCGCACACATGAGCACCGCAAGGCGCTCTGGGCCAACATGGCAGGCTCGCTCATCGAACATGAGCAAATCAAGACAACTTTGCCCAAGGCAAAGGAACTGCGCCCGATTATCGAAAAAATGATCACGCTGGCCAAACGCGGTGATTTGCACGCGCGCCGTCAGGCGGCATCAAAGCTCAAGCAGGACGCATATGTTGCAAAACTCTTTGACGTGCTTGGACCGCGGTACAAGGACCGTCAGGGTGGCTATGTGCGCGTTCTGAAAGCCGGGTTTCGCTATGGCGACATGGCACCCATGGCCATCATCGAATTCGTAGACCGCGACCGCGATGCAAAAGGTGCTGCCGACAAAGCACGCCTTGCAGCAGAAGAAAGTGCCGAAGAGGCATAA
- a CDS encoding amino acid ABC transporter permease, whose protein sequence is MTIVTDPPRGSFRLSMLINDTRYRSMTFQAIALLALIVAIAYLANNLLTNLAAQGLNISYGFLGDPAGYDINQRLIEYDSQSSNARAAVVGILNTLLVAFLACIMATVFGVIAGVLRLSNNWLVAKLMSFYVEIFRNIPVLIWIIIIFTIMTAVMPAPRAFRGDEPEATMLLGAFAFTNRGIYIPAPIWGPGSMVVVATFIASIVGVFAYRRYATNLLYETGRLLPMGWPSLAIFFVPTIVMFFIMGRPVGLDMPVLGGFNFQGGIQIGAPLIALWFALSIYTGAFIAENVRAGIQAVSKGQTEAASALGLRPGRVMNLVVLPQALRVIIPPLISQYLNITKNSSLAIAVGYADITATLGGITLNQTGRAIECVLLLMLFYLVISLSISAIMNVYNKTVTLKER, encoded by the coding sequence ATGACAATAGTGACGGACCCACCGAGGGGGTCGTTTCGGCTATCCATGCTGATCAACGACACACGCTACCGGTCGATGACATTTCAAGCGATTGCGCTGCTTGCGCTGATTGTGGCCATTGCCTATCTCGCGAACAATCTGCTGACGAACCTGGCCGCACAGGGTCTCAACATCTCTTATGGGTTCCTTGGCGATCCGGCAGGCTATGACATCAACCAGCGTCTGATTGAGTACGACAGCCAGTCGTCGAATGCGCGCGCGGCAGTTGTCGGTATCCTCAACACGCTGCTGGTGGCCTTTTTGGCCTGTATCATGGCGACCGTGTTTGGTGTGATCGCGGGGGTTTTACGTCTGTCCAACAACTGGCTTGTGGCCAAGTTGATGTCTTTTTACGTCGAGATTTTCCGCAACATTCCTGTGCTGATCTGGATCATCATCATCTTTACGATCATGACCGCCGTCATGCCCGCCCCGCGCGCCTTCAGAGGCGATGAACCCGAAGCTACGATGCTCTTGGGCGCTTTTGCCTTTACCAACCGCGGTATCTACATTCCCGCCCCGATCTGGGGTCCGGGTTCAATGGTCGTGGTTGCGACCTTCATTGCGTCGATTGTGGGCGTCTTTGCCTACCGGCGCTATGCCACGAACCTGCTTTATGAAACAGGGCGTTTGCTGCCGATGGGATGGCCGAGCCTTGCCATCTTTTTTGTGCCCACCATCGTAATGTTTTTCATCATGGGGCGTCCGGTCGGTTTGGACATGCCAGTTCTTGGGGGCTTCAATTTTCAGGGCGGCATTCAGATTGGTGCCCCGCTGATCGCGCTGTGGTTCGCCTTGTCGATCTACACCGGTGCGTTCATCGCTGAAAACGTGCGCGCCGGTATTCAGGCGGTGTCCAAAGGTCAGACTGAAGCGGCATCCGCCTTGGGGCTGCGTCCGGGACGTGTCATGAACCTTGTTGTGCTGCCACAGGCCCTGCGCGTGATCATTCCGCCGCTCATTTCGCAGTACCTCAACATCACCAAGAACTCATCGCTGGCGATTGCTGTGGGGTATGCGGACATCACCGCGACGCTGGGCGGTATCACCCTGAACCAGACCGGTCGCGCGATTGAATGTGTTCTGTTGCTGATGCTGTTCTATCTCGTCATATCGCTGTCGATTTCGGCGATCATGAACGTCTACAACAAAACCGTCACCCTGAAGGAGCGTTGA
- a CDS encoding HAD-IA family hydrolase, which produces MSTPLRLVIFDVDGTLVDSQGDILGAMRHAFGAVDLEVPSRDAVLGIVGLSLPVAMARLAPDAGPAVQDELVEGYKSAYVDMRAKVGAAQSSPLYPGARDSLEQLHATPEVLLGVATGKSKRGLDSLIKAHDLGSFFVTQQVADFHPSKPHPSMILQAMADTGVDPENTVMIGDTSFDMEMAQSAGVRSIGVSWGYHPVSALRGAAEILTDFAALPTAISRLWER; this is translated from the coding sequence ATGAGCACGCCGCTGCGATTGGTGATATTCGATGTGGATGGCACTTTGGTGGACAGCCAGGGCGACATTCTGGGCGCGATGCGCCATGCCTTCGGCGCGGTGGACCTTGAAGTGCCCTCGCGAGATGCGGTGCTGGGTATTGTCGGGCTGTCGTTGCCGGTGGCCATGGCGCGTCTGGCGCCGGATGCGGGTCCGGCAGTGCAAGACGAATTGGTTGAGGGGTACAAATCCGCCTATGTCGACATGCGCGCCAAGGTTGGCGCGGCGCAGTCCAGCCCGCTTTATCCCGGTGCGCGGGACAGTCTGGAACAGTTGCATGCTACGCCCGAGGTCTTGCTGGGCGTGGCGACGGGCAAGTCCAAGCGCGGGCTCGACAGCCTGATCAAGGCGCATGACCTGGGCTCGTTTTTCGTCACACAGCAAGTGGCTGATTTTCACCCTTCAAAACCGCATCCTTCCATGATCCTGCAGGCAATGGCGGACACCGGGGTTGATCCGGAAAACACGGTGATGATTGGGGATACCAGTTTTGATATGGAGATGGCGCAATCTGCGGGCGTGCGGAGCATTGGTGTCAGTTGGGGGTATCACCCGGTTTCCGCGCTCAGGGGCGCGGCTGAAATACTGACGGATTTTGCCGCTTTGCCAACCGCCATCTCACGGCTTTGGGAACGATAA
- a CDS encoding amino acid ABC transporter permease, which produces MTDTSQHSASFVRTETIPERAPPLAASGPVKWMRENLFATPANSVLTIVAAYFIYLILAGTLPWLLNGVWSTDSLSECRDVLDGAVGACFSVLTERWNQLLFGFQYPSELYWRPGLALILLFIAGAPVLFFDLPRKLLIFTALYPFIAYYLIWGGALGVPVLALVGCVAGYLVYRRFVTGNFAIGFFGGIVAAVFVWILGGLLIPENANETAMMTAVPSRDLGGFMLNMMLGVTCVSLSVPLGIVLALGRQSSMPLIKWICVIFIEFIRGVPLITLLFVASVMLAYFFPPESTVDLFLRVVIMITMFSSAYIAEVIRGGLAALPKGQYEGADSLGLDYTQATRLIILPQALKISIPGIVNVAVGLFKDTTLVSVISMFDLVGMIRGPILASTDWGGVYWELYGFAALLFFVVCYGISQYSQWLERRLATDHR; this is translated from the coding sequence ATGACTGATACAAGCCAACACTCCGCTTCGTTCGTTCGCACCGAAACCATCCCTGAGCGCGCGCCGCCGCTTGCGGCATCCGGCCCGGTCAAATGGATGCGTGAGAACCTGTTTGCGACCCCCGCCAACAGCGTTCTTACAATCGTTGCGGCCTATTTCATCTACCTCATTCTGGCAGGGACGTTACCATGGCTCTTGAATGGTGTCTGGTCCACGGACAGCCTGTCTGAATGCCGTGACGTGCTTGATGGTGCCGTCGGTGCCTGTTTCTCGGTTTTGACCGAGCGCTGGAACCAGCTGCTCTTTGGGTTCCAATACCCGAGCGAGCTTTACTGGCGGCCGGGTCTGGCCCTGATACTGTTGTTTATTGCGGGCGCGCCGGTGCTGTTTTTCGATCTGCCACGCAAGCTGTTGATCTTCACGGCGCTTTATCCCTTCATCGCCTATTACCTCATCTGGGGTGGCGCGCTGGGCGTTCCTGTTCTGGCGCTCGTGGGCTGTGTCGCAGGCTATCTTGTCTACCGTCGCTTTGTGACGGGCAACTTTGCAATAGGCTTTTTCGGCGGGATTGTTGCAGCGGTGTTCGTCTGGATCCTTGGCGGTTTGCTGATCCCCGAGAACGCAAATGAAACCGCGATGATGACGGCGGTGCCAAGCCGTGACCTTGGTGGTTTCATGCTCAACATGATGCTGGGTGTGACCTGTGTGTCGCTATCGGTGCCACTGGGGATCGTGCTGGCGCTTGGGCGTCAGTCGAGTATGCCGCTGATCAAATGGATTTGTGTTATCTTCATCGAATTCATTCGTGGCGTTCCACTGATCACCTTGTTGTTCGTGGCATCGGTGATGCTGGCCTATTTCTTCCCACCGGAATCCACGGTCGATCTGTTCTTGCGTGTGGTGATCATGATCACGATGTTCTCCTCGGCCTACATCGCCGAGGTGATCCGGGGCGGCCTCGCGGCTCTTCCCAAGGGACAGTACGAGGGGGCGGATAGCCTTGGGCTGGATTATACGCAGGCGACCCGTCTGATTATCCTGCCGCAGGCGTTGAAAATCTCGATCCCCGGGATCGTGAATGTCGCCGTCGGTCTGTTCAAGGACACCACACTCGTGTCGGTCATTTCGATGTTTGACCTTGTCGGGATGATCCGTGGACCGATCCTCGCCTCAACGGATTGGGGCGGCGTTTATTGGGAGCTTTATGGCTTTGCTGCGCTGCTGTTCTTCGTCGTGTGTTACGGCATTTCGCAATATTCACAATGGCTCGAGCGTCGTC
- a CDS encoding DNA-directed RNA polymerase subunit alpha, translating to MIHKNWAELIKPQQLDVKPGNDPARQATVTAEPLERGFGLTMGNALRRVLMSSLQGAAITSVQIDNVLHEFSSVAGVREDVTDIILNLKGVSIRMEVEGPKRLSISAKGPGVVTAGDISDSAGIEILNRDHVICHLDDGADVYMELTVNQGKGYVSAEKNKPEDAPIGLIPIDAIYSPVKKVSYDVQPTREGQVLDYDKLTMKVETDGSLTPDDAVAFAARILQDQLGIFVNFEEPESASRADEDDGLEFNPLLLKKVDELELSVRSANCLKNDNIVYIGDLIQKTEAEMLRTPNFGRKSLNEIKEVLSGMGLHLGMDVEDWPPDNIEDLAKKFEDSF from the coding sequence ATGATCCACAAGAACTGGGCTGAATTGATTAAGCCACAACAACTTGACGTCAAACCGGGCAATGATCCGGCACGTCAGGCAACCGTCACGGCCGAACCGCTTGAGCGGGGCTTTGGCCTGACAATGGGCAACGCGCTGCGTCGTGTGCTGATGTCATCGCTGCAAGGTGCGGCGATTACCTCTGTGCAGATCGACAACGTATTGCACGAGTTTTCATCTGTTGCCGGTGTGCGTGAAGACGTCACCGACATCATCCTGAACCTCAAGGGCGTTTCCATCCGTATGGAAGTCGAAGGGCCAAAGCGCCTGTCGATCTCTGCCAAAGGGCCGGGTGTCGTGACTGCTGGTGACATTTCGGACTCCGCAGGCATCGAAATCCTGAACCGGGATCACGTGATCTGTCACCTCGATGATGGTGCGGATGTTTACATGGAACTGACCGTAAATCAGGGCAAAGGCTATGTTTCTGCAGAAAAGAACAAGCCCGAAGATGCGCCCATTGGCCTCATCCCGATTGATGCGATCTATTCGCCGGTCAAGAAGGTCAGCTATGACGTGCAACCGACCCGCGAAGGTCAGGTGCTGGATTATGACAAGCTGACCATGAAGGTTGAAACCGATGGGTCACTGACGCCTGACGATGCCGTAGCTTTCGCCGCGCGCATTCTGCAGGACCAGCTGGGCATCTTCGTCAACTTCGAAGAGCCAGAGTCCGCGTCCCGCGCGGATGAGGACGATGGTCTGGAATTCAACCCGCTGCTGCTTAAGAAAGTGGACGAGTTGGAACTGTCGGTACGCTCTGCCAACTGTCTCAAGAATGACAACATCGTCTACATCGGTGACCTTATCCAGAAGACCGAAGCGGAGATGCTGCGCACGCCGAACTTTGGCCGCAAGTCGCTCAACGAGATCAAGGAAGTGCTCTCTGGCATGGGTCTGCATCTCGGCATGGACGTCGAGGACTGGCCGCCGGACAACATCGAAGATCTGGCCAAGAAATTCGAAGACTCCTTTTAA
- the crcB gene encoding fluoride efflux transporter CrcB codes for MMKSLILVAAGGAFGASLRYLLGVGVYRLTGGPTGFPVAIMMANVLGSIAMGFFVVWAAHRGLTHLSPFVMTGVLGGFTTFSAFSLETVTLFERGEVWQAGLYVVFSVGLSVFGLMAGLWVARGVFL; via the coding sequence ATGATGAAGTCTTTGATCCTTGTGGCCGCCGGGGGCGCGTTTGGTGCGTCTTTGCGCTATTTGCTGGGTGTCGGTGTCTATCGTCTGACCGGGGGTCCTACGGGTTTTCCGGTGGCGATCATGATGGCCAACGTATTGGGGTCGATTGCCATGGGGTTTTTCGTGGTCTGGGCGGCGCATCGCGGCCTGACGCATCTCAGCCCCTTTGTCATGACCGGCGTTCTGGGCGGGTTCACGACGTTTTCCGCGTTTTCGCTGGAAACGGTGACGTTGTTTGAACGGGGCGAGGTCTGGCAGGCGGGGCTTTATGTTGTGTTCTCGGTCGGGCTGTCGGTATTTGGATTGATGGCGGGCCTCTGGGTCGCGCGTGGAGTATTTTTATGA
- a CDS encoding ATP12 family chaperone protein: MSEWKAKRFWKAAAVDETAEGFGISLDGRPVKTPAKRSLIAPTRQFAERIANEWNAQGEVIDPGAMPFTRSANAALDKVAVQHDEVADMLAAYGDSDLLCYRAEYPERLVARQSAQWDPILDWAAGVFGTRLQTRAGVMHVPQEPEALARLTEKTRKMSAFELAGFHDLVSLSGSLILGFAATHDFLSPKAIWDISRLDEIWQAEEWGSDEEAEAAAAVKEAAFVHAKQVFELSRD, translated from the coding sequence ATGAGTGAATGGAAGGCAAAGCGCTTCTGGAAAGCGGCGGCAGTTGACGAAACAGCGGAAGGCTTCGGTATCTCTCTGGATGGCCGGCCCGTCAAAACGCCCGCGAAAAGATCCCTGATCGCGCCAACGCGCCAATTCGCGGAAAGAATTGCCAATGAGTGGAATGCGCAGGGCGAGGTTATTGACCCCGGTGCAATGCCGTTCACCCGCAGCGCGAATGCTGCGTTGGACAAGGTTGCGGTGCAACACGATGAGGTTGCGGATATGCTGGCCGCTTACGGGGACAGTGACCTTTTGTGCTATCGTGCTGAATACCCCGAACGGCTCGTGGCACGGCAAAGCGCGCAATGGGACCCCATTCTGGACTGGGCTGCTGGCGTCTTTGGCACGCGGTTGCAGACGCGGGCGGGTGTTATGCACGTGCCTCAAGAACCTGAAGCCCTTGCAAGGCTGACGGAAAAGACACGTAAGATGTCGGCATTCGAACTTGCGGGTTTTCATGATCTGGTGAGCCTCTCCGGCTCACTGATTCTCGGCTTCGCGGCGACCCATGATTTTCTGTCTCCCAAGGCGATTTGGGACATTTCACGTCTGGACGAAATCTGGCAGGCCGAAGAGTGGGGTTCAGATGAGGAGGCAGAAGCGGCTGCAGCCGTGAAAGAAGCCGCATTTGTTCATGCAAAGCAGGTGTTTGAGCTGTCACGTGACTAA
- the rpsK gene encoding 30S ribosomal protein S11, whose product MARDKVRVKKKASKNIAAGVAHVNSSFNNTKILISDVQGNAIAWSSAGTMGFKGSRKSTPYAAQMAAEDAGRKAQEHGVKTLEVEVQGPGSGRESALRALAAAGFNITSIRDVTPMAHNGCRPPKRRRV is encoded by the coding sequence ATGGCACGTGATAAAGTACGCGTTAAGAAAAAGGCCAGCAAGAACATCGCCGCAGGTGTGGCGCATGTGAACAGCTCCTTCAACAACACCAAGATCCTGATTTCGGACGTGCAGGGCAATGCAATCGCATGGTCCTCTGCCGGCACCATGGGCTTTAAGGGCTCGCGGAAATCCACACCCTATGCGGCCCAGATGGCTGCTGAGGATGCGGGCCGCAAAGCACAGGAACACGGCGTGAAGACGCTGGAAGTTGAAGTGCAGGGTCCGGGGTCGGGCCGTGAAAGCGCGCTGCGTGCGCTGGCTGCTGCCGGGTTCAACATCACTTCGATCCGCGATGTGACGCCAATGGCGCACAACGGCTGCCGCCCACCCAAGCGCCGCCGCGTCTAA
- a CDS encoding RluA family pseudouridine synthase, whose translation MSAVQTLTVGEDEGDQRLDRWFKKQFPLISQGRVEKMCRKGEIRVDGGRVKAATRLEVGQQVRIPPLPDTAAPAPVARSAVSAADAKLIQSCVIYRDDHIIAINKPAGLPTQGGSGQTRHVDGLSEALKFGFEDKPRLVHRLDKDTSGVLLLARTRMAAKALTTAMRHKETRKIYWALVAGVPTPYLGEIRYALVKAPGHGRRGEGEKMIALPPREVDETPGAKRAHTLYATLYRVGSRASWVAMEPITGRTHQLRVHMAEIGHPIVGDGKYGGSGQENMGDGWGAQLGGVISKKLHLHARMMRFEHPETRKPVTITADMPDHMKQSWDTFGWTEDLAAEDPFEAL comes from the coding sequence ATGAGCGCAGTGCAAACACTGACCGTCGGCGAAGATGAAGGGGACCAGCGGCTGGACCGGTGGTTCAAAAAGCAGTTTCCCCTGATCAGTCAGGGGCGTGTCGAAAAGATGTGCCGCAAAGGCGAAATTCGCGTGGATGGGGGCCGTGTCAAGGCGGCGACCCGTCTGGAAGTGGGCCAACAGGTGCGTATTCCGCCCCTGCCGGACACGGCGGCACCGGCGCCTGTCGCGCGTTCTGCGGTGTCGGCGGCGGATGCCAAGCTGATCCAGTCCTGCGTGATTTACCGGGATGACCATATCATTGCGATCAACAAACCTGCGGGCCTGCCGACGCAGGGCGGGTCCGGTCAGACGCGCCATGTCGATGGGCTCTCTGAGGCGTTGAAATTCGGGTTTGAGGACAAACCGCGCCTTGTGCACCGCCTGGACAAAGACACGTCCGGGGTTTTGCTGCTTGCGCGCACGCGGATGGCGGCCAAGGCGTTGACGACCGCGATGCGGCACAAGGAAACGCGCAAGATCTACTGGGCATTGGTGGCCGGGGTGCCGACGCCTTACTTGGGTGAAATCCGCTATGCGCTGGTCAAGGCGCCGGGGCATGGGCGGCGGGGCGAGGGCGAAAAGATGATCGCCCTGCCGCCCCGCGAGGTGGATGAGACGCCGGGTGCGAAACGCGCGCATACGCTTTATGCGACGCTTTACCGGGTGGGGTCACGCGCGTCGTGGGTCGCGATGGAGCCGATCACCGGGCGGACCCATCAATTGCGCGTTCACATGGCCGAAATCGGGCATCCCATTGTCGGTGATGGCAAATATGGCGGTTCGGGTCAGGAAAACATGGGCGATGGATGGGGCGCGCAACTGGGCGGTGTGATTTCCAAGAAGCTGCACCTGCATGCCCGGATGATGCGGTTCGAACACCCCGAAACCCGCAAACCTGTCACGATCACGGCGGATATGCCGGACCATATGAAGCAAAGCTGGGATACCTTTGGCTGGACCGAAGATCTGGCCGCCGAAGACCCGTTCGAGGCGCTTTGA
- a CDS encoding replication-associated recombination protein A produces MDLFGQSGGIDKTPQNAKTRPLADLLRPQSLDEVIGQEKLLAEDGPLGSMLAAGRVTSLILWGPPGVGKTTIARLLAHQTDLHFEQISAIFSGVSDLKKVFQAARDRAVIGQGTFLFIDEIHRFNKAQLDSLLPVMEDGTVTVCGATTENPSFSVNGSVLSRCQVMVLERLDVTALAGLLARAEAQTGQALPLTDDAKSLLCAMADGDGRALLNLVESVRAWPLDQTYSAEDIAGRLTRRAALHDRAGDGHYAIASALQKSIRGSDPEAAIYWVHRALEGGEDPRFILRRLTMIAWEDVGLADPEASRVCLSAWDTYERLGSPEGDLALSQAAIYLALAPKSNAGYVAHKASRADAKQSGSLPPPMHILNGPTKMMQDLGFRKGYQYDHDAPEGFSGQNYFPDGLKRPQHYAPVERGFERELAKRVRYFDKLRQERDDNAT; encoded by the coding sequence ATGGATCTGTTTGGCCAGTCGGGCGGAATTGACAAGACGCCACAGAACGCAAAGACGCGTCCGCTGGCGGATTTGCTCAGGCCGCAGTCTCTTGACGAGGTCATAGGTCAGGAAAAACTGCTGGCTGAGGACGGTCCTTTGGGGTCCATGCTGGCGGCGGGTCGCGTGACGTCTTTGATCCTTTGGGGGCCACCCGGCGTTGGGAAAACGACGATTGCCCGACTTCTGGCGCATCAGACCGATCTGCATTTCGAACAGATCAGCGCGATTTTCAGCGGCGTATCCGATCTCAAGAAGGTCTTTCAGGCGGCACGGGACCGCGCGGTGATCGGGCAGGGGACATTCCTTTTCATTGATGAGATTCATCGGTTTAACAAGGCACAGTTGGATTCGCTGCTGCCGGTGATGGAGGACGGCACCGTTACTGTTTGCGGGGCGACCACGGAAAACCCCTCGTTCAGCGTGAATGGTTCTGTGCTCAGCCGCTGTCAGGTGATGGTGCTGGAACGCCTTGATGTCACAGCGCTGGCAGGGTTGCTGGCACGCGCAGAGGCGCAAACCGGACAGGCGCTGCCGCTGACGGATGATGCCAAATCGCTGTTATGCGCAATGGCCGATGGGGACGGTCGTGCCCTGCTCAATCTGGTCGAAAGCGTGCGTGCATGGCCGCTGGATCAGACCTATTCGGCAGAGGATATCGCCGGTCGGCTGACCCGGCGCGCCGCATTGCATGACCGCGCCGGGGACGGTCATTACGCGATCGCCAGTGCGCTCCAGAAATCAATTCGCGGATCTGATCCGGAGGCGGCGATTTACTGGGTGCACAGGGCGCTTGAGGGGGGCGAAGACCCGCGTTTCATTCTGCGGCGCCTGACCATGATCGCCTGGGAGGACGTGGGGCTGGCGGACCCCGAGGCCTCGCGCGTTTGCCTGAGCGCATGGGACACCTATGAAAGGCTCGGCAGCCCGGAGGGGGATCTGGCTTTGTCGCAGGCGGCAATTTATCTGGCGCTCGCGCCGAAATCGAATGCCGGATATGTGGCGCATAAAGCGTCGCGTGCGGATGCGAAACAGTCCGGCTCCCTGCCTCCACCGATGCATATCCTGAACGGGCCGACAAAAATGATGCAGGACCTTGGTTTCAGGAAGGGCTATCAATATGACCATGATGCGCCGGAAGGCTTCTCGGGGCAGAATTACTTTCCCGACGGTCTGAAAAGGCCGCAGCACTACGCGCCCGTTGAACGCGGCTTCGAGCGGGAGCTTGCAAAGCGCGTGCGCTACTTTGACAAGTTGCGTCAGGAGCGGGACGACAATGCGACGTGA
- the rpsM gene encoding 30S ribosomal protein S13 — MARIAGVNIPTAKRVPIALTYITGIGNNSAKQICEAVGIDPSRRVNELSDAEVLAVREHIDANFTVEGDLRREVQMNVKRLMDLGCYRGLRHRRNLPVRGQRTHTNARTRKGPAKAIAGKKK; from the coding sequence GTGGCACGTATTGCCGGCGTCAATATCCCGACTGCAAAGCGGGTTCCAATCGCCCTCACCTATATCACTGGAATCGGTAACAATTCCGCAAAACAGATTTGCGAAGCTGTTGGCATCGATCCATCCCGCCGCGTAAATGAGCTCAGCGACGCCGAAGTTCTGGCCGTGCGCGAGCATATTGACGCCAACTTCACCGTCGAAGGTGACCTGCGCCGTGAAGTGCAGATGAACGTCAAGCGTCTGATGGACCTTGGGTGCTACCGTGGCCTGCGCCACCGTCGTAACCTGCCGGTTCGCGGTCAGCGTACCCACACCAACGCTCGCACGCGCAAAGGCCCTGCTAAGGCCATTGCCGGTAAGAAGAAATAA